A genomic stretch from Setaria viridis chromosome 1, Setaria_viridis_v4.0, whole genome shotgun sequence includes:
- the LOC117835244 gene encoding uncharacterized protein, which translates to MLLMCHSMLLAKLAVLIVLPFLLLCYGVGKVHCSTIHENREDLRSLLDFKKWISDPNGALMNNWTTSTHFCRWNGVNCTSTPPYRVRQLLLTGLNLGGEISSSLGNLTSLTYLDLSNNSFHGPIPLLNKLQNLEYLYLGSNHLQGVIPDALTNCSNLVALDLSGNNLNGLIPPRVSFLTKLANIYLDSNYLTGEIPTSLRNITNLQLVYFSKNQLNGRIPDEVMQMPNLMELHLDQNNLSGSIPEVWQMPNILILDLSVNNLSGRIPRALSNVSSLQEWSLASNMLGSILPSNIGDALPNLTILYLGENYFEGHIPASLGNPPGLREIDLSENYFTGQIPNSLGNLSLLSYLNLGRNMLQSTDNEGWEFIHALGNCSSLTALSLSRNKLQGAIPNSIANLSSTLTRMLMSKNSLSGTVPPRIGKFSSLIQLSLGQNNLTGTIEEWVGNMTKLERLNLQSNSFFGIIPPSIGQLTRLTDLFLAENQFTGFIPPGFGNLKSLLELNLSYNNFNGYIPPNFRNLEQLILFDLGYNNLQGDITLDISKLKQLTDLRLSSNKLTGEIPETFGKCQQLENLLMDQNYLKGNIPPSFKGLQSLKSLNLSHNNLSGTIPTILEDLSLLNKLDLSYNRLQGEIPMNGVFANATAISLNGNWGLCGGVMDLHMPACPAVSRGREWKRYVTILLILVVSFMSLGMSIYVIFLGKKAPRRPYLLLLSFGKKFPGVSYKDLAQATENFSESNLVGRGSYSSVYRGKLTEAKIEVAIKVFDLETRFADKSFISECESLRTIRHRNLLPILTACSTIDNNGNDFKALIYEFMPNGNLDTWLHQKHGGVAPTHLGLAQRLNIGVGMADALAYLHHDCGRPIVHCDLKPTNILLDDDMNAHLGDFGIASLIVDSRSIAIGHYSSGCSSSLAVRGTIGYIAPEYAQTVHASTCGDVYSFGILLLEMIIGKRPTDSMFEGGLTIINFVERNFPDQVVHFIDAHLQEECKGFVKATASTENEVHQCVLSLMQVALACTRSLPRERMSMREVAVNLHAIRRSYVAATK; encoded by the exons ATGCTCCTCATGTGTCACTCGATGTTGCTGGCGAAACTCGCCGTGCTTATCGTATTGCCTTTTTTGCTGCTGTGTTATGGAGTGGGCAAGGTTCACTGCTCGACAATTCATGAGAACAGAGAAGATCTGCGCTCACTGCTCGACTTTAAGAAGTGGATCAGTGATCCAAATGGAGCCTTGATGAACAACTGGACAACCAGCACCCATTTCTGCCGGTGGAATGGTGTTAACTGCACTTCTACGCCACCATATCGCGTCAGACAGCTCTTGCTCACCGGGCTAAACTTGGGTGGCGAAATATCCTCCTCTCTTGGAAATCTGACCTCCCTTACTTATCTTGATCTATCCAATAATAGCTTTCATGGTCCCATACCTCTTCTTAACAAACTCCAAAACCTAGAGTACCTTTATCTAGGAAGCAACCATTTGCAAGGTGTTATTCCCGACGCACTTACAAATTGTTCTAATTTAGTTGCACTAGATCTCTCTGGAAACAACCTCAACGGTCTCATTCCTCCTAGAGTAAGCTTTCTTACAAAACTAGCAAATATCTACCTTGACAGTAATTATCTCACTGGGGAGATACCAACATCCCTCAGAAACATCACAAATTTACAACTAgtctatttttcaaaaaatcagCTCAATGGTAGAATTCCCGACGAGGTTATGCAAATGCCAAACTTAATGGAGTTGCACCTAGACCAAAATAACCTATCAGGTAGTATTCCTGAGGTTTGGCAAATGCCAAACATATTGATTTTAGACCTAAGCGTAAATAACCTCTCAGGTCGAATCCCACGAGCTCTATCTAATGTATCTTCTCTTCAGGAATGGTCCTTGGCATCAAATATGCTAGGCAGCATATTACCATCTAACATTGGAGATGCTCTACCGAATCTCACGATTCTATACTTGGGTGAGAACTATTTCGAGGGTCACATTCCAGCTTCCCTAGGAAATCCTCCAGGTCTACGAGAGATAGATCTCTCAGAGAATTATTTCACCGGCCAAATCCCAAATTCTTTGGGAAACCTTTCACTGCTGTCTTATCTTAACCTTGGACGAAACATGCTTCAATCAACAGACAATGAAGGTTGGGAATTCATCCATGCCCTGGGAAATTGTAGCTCTCTAACAGCACTTTCATTGTCTAGGAATAAGCTACAGGGAGCCATACCAAATTCTATTGCAAACCTGTCCAGCACTCTTACACGTATGCTAATGTCTAAAAACAGTCTATCAGGAACAGTTCCCCCACGTATTGGAAAATTTAGTTCCTTAATTCAACTATCACTAGGTCAAAACAATCTTACCGGTACAATTGAAGAATGGGTCGGAAATATGACAAAACTAGAACGTCTAAATCTCCAATCAAACAGCTTCTTCGGGATAATTCCACCTTCCATTGGCCAACTTACACGGTTGACAGATTTATTTCTTGCTGAAAATCAATTCACTGGGTTTATACCACCTGGCTTTGGAAACCTTAAATCATTGTTGGAGCTGAACCTTAGCTACAACAATTTCAATGGGTACATACCACCAAACTTTCGAAACCTTGAACAACTCATACTATTTGACCTTGGCTACAACAATCTACAAGGTGACATAACTCTAGATATTAGCAAACTTAAACAGCTCACAGACCTACGTCTTTCATCAAACAAGCTTACCGGAGAAATCCCAGAAACTTTTGGCAAGTGTCAACAATTAGAAAACCTCCTAATGGACCAGAATTACCTCAAAGGAAATATCCCGCCATCTTTCAAGGGACTACAGAGCCTCAAATCACTAAATCTTTCTCACAATAACTTGTCTGGCACCATTCCAACTATTTTGGAGGATCTATCGCTTCTCAATAAGTTGGATCTTTCATACAATCGTCTCCAAGGAGAAATACCAATGAATGGAGTCTTTGCAAATGCAACGGCTATTTCACTCAATGGCAACTGGGGGCTCTGTGGAGGAGTGATGGATCTCCATATGCCTGCATGCCCTGCGGTTTCTCGGGGAAGAGAATGGAAACGCTATGTGACCATCTTACTGATTCTAGTAGTTAGCTTCATGTCACTCGGGATGTCAATTTACGTTATATTCCTTGGGAAGAAGGCACCAAGAAGGCCATACTTATTATTGCTTTCTTTTGGTAAGAAATTCCCTGGAGTTTCTTACAAGGATTTAGCCCAAGCTACAGAGAACTTCTCAGAGTCCAACCTAGTTGGGAGAGGAAGCTATAGTTCAGTATATAGAGGGAAGTTAACTGAAGCTAAAATCGAAGTAGCTATTAAGGTCTTTGACCTTGAGACAAGATTTGCGGACAAAAGTTTTATTTCAGAATGTGAGTCTTTGAGAACCATTCGGCATCGGAATCTTCTTCCTATACTAACTGCATGCTCAACGATTGACAATAATGGCAACGATTTCAAAGCACTAATTTATGAGTTCATGCCCAACGGGAATTTGGATACATGGTTGCATCAGAAACATGGTGGTGTAGCTCCAACACATTTGGGCTTAGCTCAGAGACTAAACATAGGTGTTGGCATGGCTGATGCACTGGCCTATTTACACCATGACTGTGGAAGGCCTATTGTCCACTGTGATCTGAAACCAACTAATATACTTCTTGATGATGACATGAATGCTCATTTGGGAGACTTTGGCATTGCAAGTCTCATTGTTGATTCCAGATCAATAGCAATCGGACATTATTCATCTGGTTGTAGTAGTTCACTCGCTGTGAGAGGAACTATTGGGTATATTGCTCCAG AGTATGCTCAAACTGTTCATGCATCAACCTGTGGGGATGTTTATAGTTTTGGAATACTACTCCTGGAGATGATTATAGGCAAAAGACCAACTGATTCCATGTTTGAGGGTGGGCTCACCATTATCAACTTTGTGGAGAGAAACTTTCCAGATCAGGTGGTACATTTCATTGATGCTCATCTCCAAGAAGAATGCAAGGGCTTTGTTAAAGCAACGGCGTCAACAGAAAACGAGGTCCATCAATGCGTGTTATCTCTCATGCAAGTTGCTCTTGCTTGCACACGTTCATTGCCAAGAGAAAGAATGAGCATGAGAGAAGTAGCCGTAAACTTGCATGCAATCAGGAGGTCGTATGTTGCAGCGACTAAATGA